In one window of Paenarthrobacter nicotinovorans DNA:
- a CDS encoding dihydrofolate reductase family protein, whose protein sequence is MGLLTFSINVTLDGCVDHREGIADDETHALFTRLLDQSGAMLWGRTTYEMMESYWPLVASGEIDAPPALREWALTLETKPKYVVSATRSEFPWTNSHHVTGDLRAAVQELKDRTPAGALVGSGKLATELDRLNLIDEYKFLLHPFIAGHGPTLYHEGLPATRRLELVSAEPLSNGTVAMHYRRAD, encoded by the coding sequence ATGGGCCTTCTAACGTTCAGCATCAACGTCACCTTGGACGGTTGCGTCGACCATCGGGAGGGCATCGCCGATGACGAAACGCACGCCCTTTTCACCCGGCTCCTGGACCAGAGCGGCGCGATGCTCTGGGGCCGCACCACGTACGAGATGATGGAAAGCTACTGGCCGCTGGTAGCCAGCGGGGAAATCGATGCCCCGCCGGCGCTGCGCGAGTGGGCCCTGACATTGGAAACCAAACCGAAGTATGTCGTGTCGGCTACCCGAAGTGAATTCCCGTGGACCAACAGCCACCACGTCACGGGCGACCTCCGAGCGGCGGTCCAGGAGCTCAAGGACAGGACTCCTGCGGGGGCGCTGGTCGGCAGCGGGAAGCTTGCCACCGAGTTGGACCGGCTGAACCTGATCGACGAGTACAAGTTCCTGCTCCATCCCTTCATCGCCGGTCATGGCCCCACCTTGTATCACGAGGGACTGCCCGCCACCCGGCGCCTGGAGCTGGTCTCGGCGGAGCCTTTGAGCAACGGCACGGTCGCCATGCATTACCGGCGTGCTGATTGA